In one window of Cytophagaceae bacterium ABcell3 DNA:
- a CDS encoding ion transporter, translating to MTPEAGAQKLKEKLYIIIFESDTKAGKAFDIALLWVIIFSVLAVMMESIQEFRKDYGDEFLLVEYSLTGIFTIEYLMRIFCVKNRLRYIFSFYGIIDLLAIIPTYLSVFIPAAQPLIVIRILRLLRVFRVLKLIQFLAEAEVIRLALIASVNKIAVFLFAVVTVLVIVASTIYVIEGPENGFTSIPVSLYWAIVTLTTVGYGDLVPLTFAGRFLANLIMILGYGLIAVPTGIVSVELTQASRPKWKQPKACIKCTHVEHDPDANFCKKCGEKL from the coding sequence ATGACACCTGAAGCAGGAGCACAAAAGCTTAAGGAAAAACTCTACATCATCATTTTTGAGTCTGACACCAAAGCGGGCAAGGCTTTTGACATAGCCCTCCTTTGGGTAATAATATTCAGTGTGCTTGCAGTAATGATGGAAAGTATTCAAGAATTCCGCAAAGATTATGGAGACGAATTTCTTCTTGTGGAGTACTCCCTTACAGGAATTTTCACCATCGAATACTTAATGCGGATCTTCTGCGTCAAAAATCGCTTACGCTATATATTTAGCTTTTACGGGATCATAGACTTATTAGCCATTATTCCTACTTATCTGAGTGTATTTATACCTGCCGCACAGCCATTGATCGTAATCAGAATATTAAGGCTTTTACGGGTTTTTAGGGTGCTTAAACTTATACAGTTTTTGGCAGAAGCAGAAGTGATTAGGCTTGCGTTGATTGCCAGTGTCAACAAAATTGCCGTATTCCTTTTTGCTGTTGTAACCGTCCTCGTTATAGTAGCGTCCACTATTTATGTTATAGAAGGCCCTGAAAATGGCTTTACAAGCATACCTGTTAGCCTATACTGGGCCATAGTAACTTTGACTACTGTCGGCTATGGAGACTTAGTACCGTTGACTTTCGCAGGAAGGTTCTTGGCGAACTTAATCATGATTCTAGGTTATGGTCTTATTGCAGTACCTACCGGAATTGTTTCGGTTGAACTCACCCAAGCATCTAGACCTAAATGGAAACAACCTAAGGCCTGTATCAAATGTACACATGTAGAGCATGACCCTGACGCCAATTTTTGCAAAAAATGTGGCGAGAAGCTTTAA
- the crtD gene encoding 1-hydroxycarotenoid 3,4-desaturase CrtD: protein MLRNKVAVVGAGIGGIACAIRLASNYEVTVYEASHAPGGKLAEIKNGDYRFDAGPSLFTMPELVEELFLLHSKKASDYFKYERLETLCKYFYEDGTVLNAYADPAAFAKEVNALFNENAESIIKYLKSCHEKYRLTADLFLFNSLSLKSFATSKAFEGLKSIHKLDIFSTLHQLNQARFNDPRLVQLFDRYATYNGSNPYATPGIMSIIPHLEYNMGAYIPDGGMYAIVKSLVKLAEELGVRFEYGRPVQKIVVHNKVATGLQVGGKVYLYDKVISNADIHHTYQVLLKGQKWPHRILKQPKSSSAMVFYWNMKGCFPELKLHNIFFSKDYKAEFEEIFSNNTISSDPTIYVNISSKHCAEDAPENCENWFVMINVPYNQGQDWAKLRKQARANIIQKLNRLLENNIEDYIDGEAYLDPVLIEERTASYGGALYGNSSNNKFAAFLRHANYSSDIKNLYFCGGSVHPGGGIPLCLLSAKIVSELITYD from the coding sequence ATGTTACGAAATAAAGTTGCTGTAGTTGGTGCTGGTATAGGAGGAATTGCTTGTGCTATACGATTGGCGTCAAATTATGAGGTTACTGTGTATGAAGCATCTCATGCACCTGGCGGAAAGCTAGCTGAAATTAAGAACGGAGACTATCGTTTTGATGCAGGGCCTTCTTTGTTTACCATGCCTGAGCTGGTAGAAGAGTTGTTTTTGCTGCACTCAAAGAAGGCTTCTGACTATTTTAAGTATGAAAGGCTTGAGACTTTATGCAAGTATTTTTATGAAGATGGTACTGTTTTAAATGCTTATGCAGATCCAGCCGCTTTTGCTAAGGAAGTGAACGCATTATTTAATGAAAACGCTGAATCTATTATAAAATACTTAAAAAGCTGTCATGAAAAATACCGCCTTACAGCAGATCTTTTTTTGTTCAATAGTCTGTCGCTGAAAAGTTTTGCCACATCAAAAGCCTTTGAGGGATTAAAGTCTATTCATAAACTGGATATTTTTAGCACCTTGCACCAATTAAATCAAGCTCGGTTTAACGACCCAAGGTTGGTGCAGCTCTTTGACCGCTATGCCACATATAATGGATCTAACCCTTATGCTACACCTGGTATCATGAGCATCATTCCACACCTTGAGTATAATATGGGTGCATATATACCAGACGGTGGCATGTATGCAATTGTTAAAAGTCTGGTGAAGCTAGCAGAAGAGCTAGGTGTTAGGTTTGAATATGGGAGGCCAGTACAGAAAATTGTAGTCCATAATAAAGTAGCAACGGGTCTGCAAGTGGGCGGGAAGGTTTATTTATATGACAAGGTTATCAGTAATGCGGATATCCACCATACCTATCAAGTACTGTTGAAAGGCCAAAAATGGCCACACCGTATTCTTAAACAACCTAAATCGAGCTCAGCTATGGTATTTTACTGGAATATGAAAGGTTGTTTCCCAGAGCTTAAGTTGCACAATATTTTTTTTAGTAAAGACTATAAAGCTGAATTTGAGGAGATCTTTAGCAACAACACCATATCCTCTGACCCTACCATTTATGTAAACATATCCTCTAAGCATTGTGCTGAGGATGCCCCTGAAAACTGTGAGAACTGGTTTGTTATGATTAATGTCCCTTACAATCAAGGGCAAGATTGGGCAAAGTTAAGAAAACAAGCAAGAGCGAATATAATCCAAAAATTAAATCGTTTGCTAGAAAATAATATTGAAGACTATATAGATGGAGAAGCTTACTTAGACCCTGTTTTGATTGAAGAACGCACTGCTTCTTATGGTGGTGCTTTGTATGGCAATAGCTCTAATAATAAGTTTGCCGCATTTTTACGTCATGCTAACTATTCCTCCGATATTAAAAACCTATACTTTTGTGGTGGGAGTGTCCATCCTGGGGGAGGGATCCCTCTTTGTTTATTGTCTGCAAAAATAGTTTCTGAATTGATAACCTATGATTAA
- a CDS encoding MBL fold metallo-hydrolase: protein MKLTFYGGAMQVTGSMFLLELSDGYKVLIDCGTDMAKSRFGEEQELFPFDPSSIDLVVLTHAHIDHSGKIPLLYKEGYNGQVLCTTPTAALSEILLHDASGLRKQQVRKKWNPKKKKLKEFVPQDTYFERDVETAMDRFVSIEFNREFPIKEGASITLIPAGHLLGAAFVVVKSIEDGKETSIGFSGDIGRKNYPLLPNPATLPPVDYLVSESTYGGRVHINEGVPEEVLEKIIVETCVDKAGRLIIPAFSVGRTQSLLYTLHRLATECKFPSIKVFADSPMAEQSTMVYQQHVSWLNESARDFNAKNSTLFDFDNLVYTSTNKESRAISDYRQPCIIIASSGMLTGGRMNTHVQKNINNPYCSIMFVGYCAEGTPGHQLRNNNSLKVNGREIPVAANVFHTDIFSGHGDRNDLMDFVKQQDASKLKKVFLVHGEAEGLFAFKNALVKEGYEQVVIPEKGQSFTLD from the coding sequence ATGAAACTGACGTTCTATGGAGGGGCTATGCAAGTAACAGGGAGTATGTTCTTGCTAGAACTTTCCGATGGGTATAAAGTACTGATTGATTGTGGTACAGACATGGCAAAAAGCAGGTTTGGAGAAGAGCAGGAGTTGTTTCCGTTTGACCCATCTTCCATAGACCTTGTCGTATTGACCCATGCCCATATAGACCATTCAGGAAAAATTCCGCTTTTATACAAAGAAGGTTATAATGGCCAGGTGCTTTGCACAACCCCAACGGCAGCTCTTTCAGAGATTTTATTGCATGATGCCTCTGGGTTGAGAAAGCAACAGGTTCGAAAAAAATGGAACCCCAAAAAGAAAAAATTAAAAGAATTTGTCCCGCAAGACACCTATTTTGAAAGGGATGTCGAAACGGCTATGGACCGATTTGTCAGTATTGAGTTTAACAGAGAGTTCCCAATTAAAGAAGGCGCCAGTATAACTTTAATTCCGGCTGGGCATCTTCTAGGGGCAGCATTTGTGGTAGTAAAATCTATAGAAGATGGCAAAGAAACATCCATTGGCTTTTCTGGAGATATAGGGCGAAAAAACTATCCGCTGTTGCCAAATCCCGCCACATTGCCTCCCGTAGATTACCTAGTAAGCGAATCTACTTATGGAGGTCGCGTACATATTAATGAAGGTGTGCCAGAGGAAGTCTTAGAAAAAATTATAGTTGAAACATGTGTTGACAAAGCAGGTCGTTTAATTATTCCTGCTTTTAGTGTCGGTCGGACACAGTCTTTGTTGTATACGCTCCACCGTTTGGCTACTGAATGCAAATTTCCCTCTATAAAAGTATTTGCAGACAGCCCTATGGCAGAACAAAGCACAATGGTGTACCAACAACATGTTTCCTGGCTAAATGAAAGTGCCAGAGATTTTAATGCCAAAAACAGCACCTTGTTTGACTTTGACAATTTGGTATACACCTCTACCAACAAAGAAAGCCGAGCTATTTCTGACTACCGCCAACCCTGTATTATCATAGCATCTTCCGGCATGCTCACAGGGGGAAGAATGAACACACATGTTCAGAAAAACATAAACAACCCATACTGCAGCATCATGTTTGTTGGATACTGTGCAGAAGGAACTCCAGGACATCAATTGAGAAACAACAATAGCCTAAAAGTTAATGGGAGGGAAATACCTGTTGCAGCAAATGTCTTTCACACCGATATCTTTAGTGGACATGGCGACCGCAATGACTTAATGGATTTTGTCAAACAACAAGACGCATCAAAACTTAAGAAGGTTTTTCTTGTTCACGGAGAAGCTGAAGGCCTTTTTGCTTTTAAAAATGCACTTGTGAAAGAAGGGTATGAGCAAGTGGTAATTCCTGAAAAAGGCCAGTCTTTTACATTGGACTAA
- a CDS encoding lipocalin family protein yields the protein MKNTLLILAVLVFSLSLSSCTKNKSETITGKWKVTESEFAGNKLIGDFNSAWYRFNEDGTFEKSAEGKTQAGTWSIDEEKSLLTLEFDEEDEESKVLKVTLSEFSDNKIKMDWEEFTMEYSETLVPAE from the coding sequence ATGAAAAATACGCTGTTGATTTTAGCCGTTCTAGTTTTTTCGCTCAGTTTATCGTCATGCACCAAAAATAAAAGTGAAACGATTACAGGCAAATGGAAAGTTACCGAGTCTGAATTTGCTGGCAATAAGCTTATAGGAGATTTTAACTCTGCCTGGTATAGGTTCAATGAAGATGGAACATTTGAAAAGTCCGCTGAGGGCAAAACCCAAGCAGGGACTTGGTCTATTGATGAAGAAAAGTCTTTGCTTACCCTGGAGTTTGACGAAGAAGACGAAGAAAGCAAAGTACTAAAAGTAACGCTAAGTGAGTTTTCAGACAATAAAATTAAGATGGACTGGGAGGAGTTTACTATGGAGTATTCAGAAACCTTAGTTCCGGCAGAATAA
- the purU gene encoding formyltetrahydrofolate deformylase yields the protein MNTHVLLIDCPDEKGIIFKVTGVLFNNGLNILSNGEFVEKKVNHFFMRSEVSGSIDYDKVTNELHKVLPANANIKLTPKSKKKVLLLATKEHHCLGDLLIRHYYNELNAEVLAVISNYENLRDLAGKFNVPYHHVSHVGLSREEHEEEAMKVIDSYNPDFLVLAKYMRILTPAFMGSYKNRIVNIHHSFLPAFVGASPYAQAYERGVKIIGATAHFVTEDLDEGPIIAQNVMPVAHSQSAAEMAQAGRDIEKIVLAKSLKLVLEEKVIVYGNRTIIFD from the coding sequence ATGAATACACACGTACTTCTTATAGATTGCCCAGATGAAAAAGGGATCATATTTAAAGTAACCGGAGTTCTTTTTAACAACGGCTTGAATATTTTATCAAATGGTGAATTTGTAGAAAAGAAAGTAAACCACTTCTTCATGAGAAGTGAGGTGTCGGGAAGTATTGACTATGACAAAGTTACAAATGAACTTCATAAAGTATTGCCTGCAAATGCCAACATAAAGCTTACGCCAAAATCGAAAAAGAAAGTCCTACTATTGGCAACAAAAGAACATCATTGTTTGGGCGATCTGCTTATCAGGCATTATTATAATGAATTAAATGCAGAAGTGTTGGCTGTTATTAGCAACTATGAAAACCTGCGTGACCTAGCAGGCAAGTTCAACGTACCTTATCACCATGTTTCTCATGTTGGTTTAAGCAGAGAGGAGCATGAAGAAGAAGCCATGAAAGTCATAGATAGCTACAATCCAGATTTTCTGGTTCTGGCAAAATACATGCGTATATTGACACCCGCTTTTATGGGAAGCTATAAAAACAGGATTGTTAATATCCACCACTCTTTCCTTCCAGCTTTTGTAGGCGCCAGCCCCTATGCCCAAGCCTATGAGCGTGGTGTAAAAATCATTGGTGCTACTGCGCACTTTGTAACAGAAGACCTTGACGAGGGGCCAATTATCGCACAGAATGTTATGCCAGTTGCCCACTCCCAAAGCGCCGCCGAAATGGCACAAGCAGGCCGTGATATAGAAAAAATTGTACTTGCAAAATCCCTGAAACTGGTACTGGAAGAAAAAGTAATTGTGTATGGAAACAGAACCATTATTTTTGACTAG
- a CDS encoding lysophospholipid acyltransferase family protein has protein sequence MIKAKQNPLAVAFFKKYFAWQIKKHFSCVKILGNINIDSNKPILLLGNHYSWWDGPLMFYLNNKVFKKRFYVMMLEETLSKNKILSQAGAFSIKRQSRGVVESLQYAAGLLKNSKNLLCLYPQGEFESQYKDNLKFHTGFTKVVNADTEIIFATVLTEYYSRKKPQAYIYLKKHQGEYTPEDLEKAFQEHHLASKNAERPPF, from the coding sequence ATGATTAAAGCAAAACAAAACCCTTTGGCTGTTGCCTTTTTTAAGAAATACTTTGCTTGGCAAATTAAAAAGCATTTTTCATGTGTTAAAATTTTAGGGAACATCAATATAGACAGCAATAAGCCTATTTTGCTTCTAGGCAATCATTACTCTTGGTGGGATGGTCCTCTGATGTTTTACCTCAATAATAAGGTGTTTAAGAAGAGGTTTTATGTAATGATGCTTGAAGAAACACTTTCAAAGAACAAAATACTCTCACAGGCCGGTGCTTTTTCTATAAAGCGTCAAAGCCGGGGTGTGGTAGAGTCATTGCAATATGCCGCAGGCTTACTTAAAAATTCTAAAAACTTACTTTGTCTTTACCCACAAGGGGAGTTCGAAAGTCAGTATAAAGATAATTTAAAATTTCATACGGGTTTTACTAAAGTAGTCAATGCTGACACAGAGATTATTTTTGCAACTGTACTGACAGAGTATTATTCTCGCAAGAAGCCTCAGGCGTACATTTACTTAAAGAAACATCAGGGCGAATACACTCCTGAAGATTTGGAGAAAGCGTTTCAGGAGCACCATTTAGCAAGTAAAAATGCTGAACGGCCTCCTTTTTAA
- a CDS encoding arginine deiminase family protein, translated as MSKVYNIHNLDFSIDQVSNRPEPARVLMTTPEFFDIVDVKNPHMEGQSGKLDKELAIKQWHQIKMAYKELVHRQVLDAYLEIQGVEGCEDMVFAANQTFPWITKTGEKVVIMSKMRHPSRQKEVQYFEKYFQGHDYKVIHLKKTNMFEGMGDAIPHYGKNLIYGGYGHRTDPVAYEEISELLDVPIVLLELVNDKFYHLDTCFIPLDENTVILCKEAFTEEGLAVINKLFSEVVEVPVEEAEKFFSLNAHIINLDGAKTAILHKGSTVTKNALQKKGFEIKEVDTSEFIKSGGSVFCMKMMVY; from the coding sequence ATGAGCAAGGTATACAACATTCATAATCTTGATTTTAGTATAGATCAAGTTTCAAACCGTCCTGAGCCGGCAAGGGTTTTGATGACCACGCCTGAGTTTTTTGACATCGTAGATGTCAAAAACCCGCACATGGAGGGGCAAAGTGGGAAACTTGATAAAGAGCTGGCCATTAAGCAATGGCATCAAATTAAAATGGCGTATAAAGAATTGGTGCATAGGCAAGTTTTAGACGCATACCTAGAAATTCAGGGGGTAGAAGGTTGCGAAGACATGGTATTTGCTGCTAACCAAACTTTTCCATGGATTACCAAAACTGGCGAGAAGGTGGTTATTATGAGTAAAATGCGCCACCCTTCACGGCAAAAAGAGGTTCAATACTTTGAGAAATACTTTCAGGGACACGACTATAAGGTTATACACCTGAAGAAAACCAACATGTTTGAAGGGATGGGAGACGCTATCCCGCACTATGGAAAAAACTTAATCTATGGCGGCTATGGCCACCGTACAGACCCTGTTGCTTATGAAGAAATCTCTGAGCTTTTGGATGTGCCTATAGTTTTGCTTGAATTAGTCAATGATAAGTTTTATCACCTGGACACTTGCTTTATCCCTTTGGATGAAAATACCGTAATATTGTGTAAAGAAGCCTTTACCGAAGAAGGGCTAGCTGTAATTAATAAACTGTTTAGTGAAGTTGTTGAGGTGCCTGTAGAAGAGGCTGAGAAATTCTTTTCACTCAATGCGCATATTATCAATTTGGACGGAGCAAAAACAGCCATTCTTCACAAAGGAAGCACGGTTACAAAAAATGCATTGCAAAAGAAAGGGTTTGAAATCAAAGAAGTAGACACTTCGGAGTTTATCAAATCTGGTGGAAGTGTATTTTGTATGAAAATGATGGTTTATTAA
- the mutS gene encoding DNA mismatch repair protein MutS, whose amino-acid sequence MKQYNAIKKKYPGALLLFRVGDFYETFGEDAINASRILNITLTKRGNGTASEIALAGFPHHSLDSYLPKLVRAGQRVAICDQLEDPKSVKGIVKRGVTELVTPGVSYNDNVLEVKQNNYLAAVHFSKDSLGVSFLDISTGEFLTSQGDKDYVEKLIQSFNPSEILYCKTKKQAYLDTFDDKYNTYALDDWVFSYDFAFETLTSHFGTTGLKGFGIENLPEGIVSAGVIFHYLNETEHKEIKHIQSISRIAEEKYVWLDKFTIRNLELVFPQHQGGVPLLDVVDATLTPMGGRMLRKWLLLPLKEEAPIKERHDVVQALVDDKGLLTDLVQNLKQIGDLERLISKVAVRRVNPRELNQLRKALEFTVPIKQKLQESGLAPLKKLADQINNCEFLVEKITKELKTEVPLLTNQGNLINEGVDSELDELRKIAYSGKDFLLQIQQREVERTGITSLKIAYNKVFGYYLEVTNAHKDKVPEEWIRKQTLVNAERYITEELKTYEEKILNAEDKINIIEQRLFQELVMCAEEYVVPVQQNARVLATLDCLMSFAQSAINNNYIRPVINNGKALDISAGRHPVIEKQLPPGEPYIPNDIYLDDESQQIIIITGPNMAGKSALLRQTALIVLMAQTGSFVPAKSVEIGLVDKIFTRVGASDNLSRGESTFMVEMNETASILNNLSERSLVLMDEIGRGTSTYDGISIAWSIVEYLHNHKKAKAKTLFATHYHELNQLADDFPRIKNFNVSVKEAGNKIIFMRKLKEGGSEHSFGIHVAQLAGMPNPVVFRASEILHHLEKDKVKDKEKQKIKELPKNNFQLSIFGAADPNYEKICKLLEGIDINTISPVEALLKLNQIKILSAEKEKENL is encoded by the coding sequence ATGAAGCAGTACAATGCAATTAAGAAAAAATACCCTGGTGCACTGTTGCTGTTTCGTGTTGGAGACTTTTATGAAACATTTGGGGAAGACGCTATCAATGCCAGCCGGATCCTCAATATTACCCTGACCAAAAGAGGCAACGGAACAGCTTCTGAAATTGCCTTGGCTGGATTTCCTCACCACTCCCTTGATTCATATCTTCCAAAACTGGTACGAGCAGGGCAGAGGGTTGCCATTTGCGACCAGCTAGAAGACCCGAAGTCTGTAAAAGGAATTGTTAAAAGGGGCGTAACAGAACTGGTAACACCGGGAGTATCATATAACGACAACGTACTGGAGGTAAAACAAAACAATTATTTAGCAGCAGTACATTTTTCAAAAGACAGTTTAGGGGTGTCATTTCTGGATATCTCTACAGGAGAGTTCCTGACTTCTCAAGGCGATAAGGATTATGTAGAAAAGCTTATCCAGAGTTTTAACCCTTCTGAAATCCTTTACTGCAAAACAAAGAAACAAGCTTATTTAGACACGTTTGATGATAAATATAATACCTACGCCTTAGATGACTGGGTGTTCAGTTATGATTTTGCGTTTGAGACATTGACATCCCATTTTGGCACTACAGGCTTAAAAGGCTTTGGCATAGAAAACCTTCCTGAAGGCATTGTGTCTGCAGGAGTAATATTTCACTACCTCAATGAAACGGAGCATAAAGAAATAAAGCACATACAAAGCATCTCAAGAATAGCAGAAGAAAAGTATGTGTGGCTGGACAAGTTTACGATAAGAAACCTGGAGCTTGTTTTTCCTCAACACCAAGGCGGAGTACCTCTATTAGATGTGGTTGACGCCACCCTTACCCCTATGGGCGGCAGAATGCTGCGCAAGTGGCTCCTTTTGCCGCTAAAGGAAGAAGCCCCAATCAAAGAACGGCACGATGTCGTTCAGGCATTAGTAGACGACAAAGGTTTACTCACAGACCTTGTACAAAACTTAAAGCAAATAGGAGACTTGGAAAGGCTAATTTCCAAAGTAGCGGTAAGACGCGTTAACCCTCGTGAACTAAACCAGCTCCGCAAAGCACTCGAATTTACAGTTCCTATTAAACAAAAACTTCAAGAAAGTGGACTAGCCCCCTTAAAAAAGCTGGCTGATCAAATCAACAACTGCGAGTTTTTAGTTGAAAAAATCACCAAAGAACTTAAGACTGAGGTTCCCCTGCTCACCAATCAGGGAAACCTCATCAATGAAGGTGTTGATAGTGAACTTGACGAATTGCGAAAAATAGCCTACTCTGGAAAGGATTTCTTATTGCAAATCCAGCAACGTGAAGTAGAGCGTACAGGTATCACATCACTAAAGATAGCTTACAATAAGGTTTTTGGCTATTATCTGGAAGTAACCAATGCGCATAAGGACAAAGTACCAGAAGAGTGGATCCGGAAACAGACTTTAGTAAATGCCGAACGCTATATTACGGAAGAACTCAAAACCTATGAGGAGAAAATCCTTAACGCTGAGGACAAGATCAACATAATTGAGCAGCGCCTTTTTCAGGAACTCGTTATGTGTGCAGAAGAGTATGTTGTTCCGGTACAGCAAAACGCACGGGTTCTTGCCACACTTGACTGCCTCATGTCATTTGCACAGTCTGCCATCAACAATAATTATATAAGGCCGGTAATAAATAATGGGAAGGCATTAGACATATCAGCAGGCCGCCATCCGGTTATAGAAAAACAACTACCACCAGGAGAGCCATATATACCCAATGATATTTACCTTGACGATGAATCTCAACAAATAATTATCATTACAGGTCCGAACATGGCTGGTAAATCAGCCTTGCTCCGCCAAACAGCCCTAATTGTGCTAATGGCACAGACAGGATCTTTTGTACCTGCAAAATCAGTAGAAATTGGCTTGGTAGACAAAATATTTACCCGTGTAGGTGCATCAGACAACCTTTCTAGAGGCGAATCTACTTTTATGGTAGAGATGAACGAAACAGCCAGCATCTTAAACAACCTTAGTGAGCGCAGCTTAGTCTTGATGGATGAAATCGGAAGAGGAACAAGCACTTATGACGGCATTTCTATAGCTTGGTCTATTGTCGAATACCTACACAACCACAAAAAGGCAAAAGCAAAAACACTTTTTGCTACACATTACCATGAGCTGAACCAATTGGCAGATGACTTCCCAAGGATAAAAAACTTTAATGTTTCTGTTAAAGAAGCTGGAAACAAAATCATTTTCATGCGTAAGCTCAAAGAGGGAGGCAGTGAGCATAGCTTTGGTATTCATGTAGCACAATTGGCAGGAATGCCAAACCCAGTTGTTTTCAGGGCTAGCGAAATCCTGCACCACCTTGAAAAAGACAAAGTTAAAGATAAAGAAAAACAGAAAATCAAAGAGTTGCCCAAAAACAATTTCCAGTTGAGCATTTTTGGGGCTGCTGACCCGAACTACGAAAAAATATGTAAACTCTTGGAGGGGATTGACATTAACACTATTTCACCTGTTGAGGCTCTGCTTAAGCTGAACCAAATAAAAATACTTTCAGCAGAAAAGGAAAAGGAGAACTTATAA